A single region of the Arcobacter lacus genome encodes:
- the lspA gene encoding signal peptidase II encodes MRRELKLAATIFVAIFIIDQIVKFGFANLAWDVDGPYMSLKLAYNYGVAFSMFSFLDQNLKYIQLVIVILATLYLLKNRDVFKEYYLPIALLYAGGLSNILDRFTYGAVVDYFYWHYGFEFAIFNFADVIIDLAVVIIIYKQLRQSKKDKEIKS; translated from the coding sequence ATGAGAAGAGAACTAAAACTAGCAGCAACAATATTTGTTGCTATTTTTATAATAGACCAAATCGTTAAGTTTGGATTTGCAAATTTAGCTTGGGATGTTGATGGACCATATATGTCTTTAAAACTTGCATATAACTATGGTGTAGCTTTTTCTATGTTTTCATTTTTAGATCAAAATCTAAAATACATCCAGTTAGTTATCGTGATATTAGCGACTTTATATTTACTGAAAAATAGAGATGTGTTCAAAGAGTATTACCTTCCAATTGCGCTTTTATATGCAGGTGGTTTGTCAAATATTTTAGATAGATTTACTTATGGTGCAGTTGTTGATTACTTCTATTGGCACTATGGTTTTGAATTTGCAATCTTTAATTTTGCAGATGTAATAATAGATTTAGCCGTAGTAATAATCATCTATAAACAGCTAAGACAATCAAAAAAAGATAAAGAGATAAAGTCTTAG
- the glmM gene encoding phosphoglucosamine mutase, with amino-acid sequence MKLFGTDGVRGKAGDFLDAITVLKLAKAAGIYFRKHSTTNKILVGKDTRRSGYMIENALVSGLTAVGYDVIQIGPMPTPAIAYLTESMRCDAGIMISASHNPFEDNGIKFFDNHGNKLNTTCEEEIENIFNDMDLMQSEQVTGRDIGSSKRIDDVIGRYIVAIKSSFPKDLTLKGLRIILDCANGAAYKVGPTILEELGADVITINNKPNGFNINENCGAMHPEAVSHLVKEYRADIGLALDGDADRLVVIDEKGEIVDGDNLLGALSVYLKNENLLKGDACVATVMSNKALEDYLQKNKISLFRSNVGDKYVLEVMKEKGINFGGEQSGHIIFSDIAKTGDGLASALQVLALIIKSGKKASEILNPFSLYPQILHNMKVTEKIPLEQITGLEEVLKPIRQKGLRDLIRYSGTENKIRLLLEGKNKKDVEDAMQTLIAFFKKAL; translated from the coding sequence ATGAAACTATTCGGAACTGATGGCGTTAGAGGAAAAGCTGGTGATTTTTTAGATGCAATCACAGTTTTAAAATTGGCAAAAGCTGCGGGAATTTACTTTAGAAAGCACTCTACAACAAATAAAATACTTGTAGGAAAAGATACAAGAAGAAGTGGCTATATGATTGAAAATGCCCTTGTTAGTGGATTAACTGCTGTTGGATATGATGTTATACAAATAGGACCAATGCCAACTCCAGCAATTGCATATTTAACTGAAAGCATGAGATGTGATGCTGGAATTATGATAAGTGCTTCACACAATCCTTTTGAAGATAATGGTATAAAATTTTTCGATAATCATGGAAATAAATTAAATACAACTTGTGAAGAAGAAATCGAAAACATATTTAATGATATGGATTTAATGCAAAGCGAACAAGTTACTGGTAGAGATATTGGTTCTTCAAAAAGAATTGATGATGTTATCGGAAGATACATAGTTGCAATTAAAAGTTCTTTTCCTAAAGATTTAACACTAAAAGGTTTAAGAATAATTCTTGATTGTGCAAATGGTGCTGCTTATAAAGTAGGTCCAACAATTTTAGAAGAGTTAGGTGCAGATGTTATAACAATAAACAATAAACCAAATGGTTTTAATATAAATGAAAATTGTGGAGCAATGCACCCAGAAGCTGTTTCACACTTAGTAAAAGAGTATCGAGCAGATATTGGACTTGCACTTGATGGTGATGCTGATAGATTGGTTGTGATTGATGAAAAAGGTGAAATTGTCGATGGAGATAACCTTCTTGGAGCATTGAGTGTTTATTTAAAAAATGAAAATCTTTTAAAAGGTGATGCTTGTGTAGCGACAGTTATGTCAAATAAAGCATTAGAAGACTATTTACAAAAAAATAAAATCTCTTTATTTAGATCAAATGTTGGTGATAAATACGTTTTAGAAGTTATGAAAGAAAAAGGTATAAATTTTGGAGGAGAACAAAGTGGACATATAATCTTCTCTGATATTGCAAAAACTGGTGATGGATTGGCTTCTGCTTTACAAGTTTTAGCACTAATTATAAAATCAGGTAAAAAAGCAAGTGAGATTTTAAATCCATTTAGTTTATACCCTCAAATTTTACATAATATGAAAGTTACGGAAAAAATTCCTTTAGAACAAATCACTGGACTAGAAGAAGTTTTAAAACCAATTAGACAAAAAGGTTTAAGAGATTTGATTAGATACTCTGGAACAGAAAATAAAATCAGACTTTTGCTTGAAGGTAAAAATAAAAAAGATGTAGAAGATGCAATGCAAACACTAATTGCATTTTTCAAAAAAGCCCTATGA
- the rpsT gene encoding 30S ribosomal protein S20, which translates to MANHKSCEKRARQTVVKTERNRFYKTRIKNVTKSVLSAVELADKEKAVEAMKAANQYFHHCVSKGILKKGTASRKVSRLQLKVNAI; encoded by the coding sequence ATGGCAAATCATAAATCTTGCGAAAAAAGAGCTAGACAAACGGTTGTTAAGACTGAAAGAAATAGATTCTACAAAACAAGAATCAAAAATGTTACAAAAAGTGTATTATCTGCAGTAGAACTTGCTGATAAAGAAAAAGCTGTTGAAGCTATGAAAGCTGCAAATCAATATTTCCACCACTGCGTTTCAAAAGGTATTTTGAAAAAAGGTACTGCTTCTAGAAAAGTAAGTAGATTACAATTAAAAGTAAACGCTATATAA
- the prfA gene encoding peptide chain release factor 1, whose translation MLKDKLQPFINRFEEINQLLMSSEITSDIKRMTDLSKEQSSIQPIVSKAKEYIKVLEDIEENKLMLDDPELGDLAKEELKELETRKPELEEEIKVLMIPKDPNDDRNIYLELRAGTGGDEAAIFVGDLFRAYLRYAENNGWKVEIMSSSDSESGGYKEIVILVKGDHVYSKLKFEGGTHRVQRVPATESQGRVHTSAITVAVMPEVDDVEIEINENDLKIDVMRASGNGGQSVNTTDSAVRITHIPSGIVVTNQDQKSQHKNKDRALKVLKAKLYEIEMEKKMEAEGATRKEQVGTGDRSGRIRTYNYPQNRISDHRINLTLYRLDYIMNDGLFGEVIDPLIADHQSKLIEANGL comes from the coding sequence ATGTTAAAAGACAAACTTCAACCATTTATCAATAGATTCGAAGAAATCAATCAATTATTGATGTCTTCTGAAATAACTAGTGATATAAAAAGAATGACTGATTTATCAAAAGAACAATCAAGCATTCAACCTATTGTTTCTAAAGCAAAAGAGTATATAAAAGTACTTGAAGATATCGAAGAAAATAAACTTATGTTAGATGATCCTGAACTTGGTGATTTAGCAAAAGAAGAATTAAAAGAGTTAGAAACAAGAAAACCAGAATTAGAAGAAGAGATAAAAGTTCTAATGATTCCAAAAGATCCAAATGATGATAGAAATATCTATTTGGAATTAAGAGCTGGAACTGGTGGTGATGAAGCTGCTATATTTGTGGGTGATTTATTTAGAGCTTATTTAAGATATGCAGAAAATAATGGTTGGAAAGTTGAAATAATGAGTTCAAGCGATAGCGAATCTGGTGGTTACAAGGAAATAGTTATTCTTGTAAAAGGTGACCATGTATATTCAAAATTAAAATTTGAAGGTGGTACACACAGAGTTCAAAGGGTTCCTGCTACTGAATCTCAAGGAAGAGTTCACACTTCAGCAATTACTGTTGCAGTTATGCCAGAAGTTGATGATGTTGAAATCGAAATAAATGAAAATGATTTAAAAATTGATGTTATGAGAGCTAGTGGAAATGGTGGACAATCTGTAAATACTACAGACTCGGCTGTTAGAATCACTCATATTCCATCTGGTATTGTAGTTACTAACCAAGACCAAAAATCTCAACATAAAAATAAAGATAGGGCTTTAAAAGTTTTAAAAGCAAAACTTTATGAAATTGAGATGGAAAAGAAAATGGAAGCAGAAGGTGCTACAAGAAAAGAACAAGTAGGTACTGGTGATAGAAGTGGAAGAATTAGAACATATAATTATCCACAAAATAGAATTAGTGACCATAGAATAAACTTGACTTTATATAGACTTGATTACATCATGAATGATGGTTTATTTGGTGAAGTAATTGATCCTCTTATTGCTGATCATCAATCTAAACTTATCGAAGCTAATGGATTATAA